In Brassica rapa cultivar Chiifu-401-42 chromosome A06, CAAS_Brap_v3.01, whole genome shotgun sequence, a single window of DNA contains:
- the LOC103873160 gene encoding pentatricopeptide repeat-containing protein At3g48250, chloroplastic-like produces MYSRSKAVLSSLRNAYSKISTRSYQTRLQVDFYSNSYSSFGSPWQFRSFSSKPESMLQLVLENDWSKEVVEGLRKPDTPLTHETAIYVLRKLAKHPDKAYSFLDWVIRESDLTPSSPLYSTMLRMILVQQRPMERFRTTLRDMKQGGFCLDEETYKTIYTLLNRESYKDAKALARFYNDNAMSVVADNVSASVSNQDWGCEVERALQGMKLPLSDHNFVIRVLEGLKEHPLKALSFLRWVGGCQKHSTVTYNAALRVLARPSSVAEFWSVVDEMKEAGHEVDFDTYIKVSRQFQMSRMMMIEAVKLYEFMTDGPFKPSVEDCCLLLKSLSAGPSPDLDLVYRVSRKYESTGKPLSKAVYDGIHRYLTSVGRFDEAGDTMKAMRDAAGCEPDNVTYSQLVFGLCKAKRLEEACGVLDQMEADGCLPDVRTWTVLIQGYFKNNEVDKSFACFENMLEKGLVIDSGLLDVMVGMFLSQNRIEEACIFLKEKVKNANVKPWRTTYKGVIDKLHEINKGEEALDLVQMMKQQNYNAHAKKPFDGTAVNVVAKMEVRRSENYSPLMYDLIHAFWGLPGLKHFVLTIVKQTRKDVSVMFEVDTQTSPE; encoded by the coding sequence ATGTACAGCAGATCAAAGGCAGTCTTGTCTTCTCTTCGAAACGCTTACTCTAAGATCTCGACTCGGTCGTATCAAACCCGACTTCAGGTGGATTTTTATTCAAACTCGTATTCGTCTTTCGGTTCTCCGTGGCAATTCCGCTCTTTTTCTTCGAAACCAGAGTCTATGCTTCAGTTAGTTCTCGAAAACGATTGGTCCAAAGAAGTAGTGGAAGGACTGAGAAAACCAGACACGCCTCTAACCCACGAGACTGCAATCTACGTTCTTAGGAAACTAGCCAAGCACCCAGATAAAGCTTACTCCTTTCTCGACTGGGTCATCAGAGAATCAGATCTTACTCCAAGCTCTCCACTTTACAGCACGATGCTGAGGATGATACTAGTGCAGCAGAGACCCATGGAAAGGTTTCGGACGACTCTTAGGGATATGAAACAAGGAGGGTTTTGTCTGgacgaggaaacgtacaagacTATCTATACTTTGCTTAACAGAGAGAGCTACAAAGACGCTAAGGCTTTGGCTCGGTTCTATAATGATAACGCAATGTCTGTCGTTGCGGACAATGTTTCCGCTTCTGTTTCGAATCAGGATTGGGGTTGTGAGGTTGAGAGGGCGCTTCAGGGTATGAAACTCCCTCTGTCTGATCATAACTTCGTTATCAGAGTGTTGGAGGGACTAAAGGAACATCCTCTGAAAGCTTTGTCGTTTCTCCGTTGGGTCGGTGGTTGTCAGAAACACAGTACCGTTACTTATAACGCAGCCTTGAGGGTTCTGGCAAGGCCTAGCTCGGTCGCAGAGTTTTGGAGTGTTGTCGATGAGATGAAGGAGGCAGGGCACGAGGTGGATTTCGACACTTACATAAAAGTATCAAGACAGTTTCAGATGTCTAGAATGATGATGATTGAGGCGGTGAAGCTTTACGAGTTTATGACGGATGGTCCGTTCAAGCCATCCGTAGAAGATTGTTGTCTTTTGTTGAAGTCTTTATCAGCTGGTCCCAGTCCGGATTTGGATTTGGTGTATCGGGTTTCGAGGAAGTATGAATCAACTGGGAAGCCTCTCTCGAAGGCTGTTTACGATGGAATCCACAGGTACTTAACCAGTGTAGGTAGGTTTGACGAAGCGGGAGATACCATGAAAGCTATGAGAGATGCTGCTGGTTGTGAGCCGGATAACGTCACATACAGCCAACTCGTGTTTGGTCTTTGTAAAGCTAAGAGATTAGAGGAAGCGTGTGGTGTCCTGGATCAGATGGAAGCAGATGGATGTCTCCCCGATGTAAGAACTTGGACTGTTCTGATCCAAGGGTACTTCAAGAACAACGAGGTTGATAAGTCTTTTGCGTGTTTTGAGAATATGCTGGAGAAAGGGTTGGTTATCGACTCTGGACTGCTTGATGTCATGGTAGGTATGTTTCTTAGCCAGAACAGGATCGAGGAGGCGTGCATATTCCTAAAGGAGAAGGTGAAAAATGCTAATGTGAAGCCTTGGAGAACTACTTACAAGGGTGTTATAGACAAGCTGCATGAAATCAACAAGGGTGAAGAGGCGTTAGATCTTGTACAGATGATGAAGCAGCAAAATTACAATGCTCATGCGAAAAAGCCTTTTGATGGGACTGCTGTGAATGTTGTTGCTAAGATGGAAGTGCGAAGGTCAGAGAATTATTCTCCTTTAATGTATGATCTCATTCATGCTTTCTGGGGACTTCCTGGTTTGAAGCATTTTGTCCTCACCATTGTGAAACAGACTCGAAAAGACGTCTCGGTGATGTTTGAGGTAGATACTCAAACCTCTCCCGAGTGA
- the LOC103873161 gene encoding uncharacterized protein LOC103873161, with product MVTTKKSESNLKFLCSYGGRILPRSIDGKLRYVGGFTRVLSVVDSISFSELMVKLEEFCGYAVDLKCQLPDGDLETLISVKSDEDLTNIVEEYNRVYGGKIRAVLSTPKQVSPPSSGGGGDVSPKSPFSVVASPSPPPAYRRFPQARYQMENLQSGIFRKRAEEYSRCCKCRVQNRDSKLIWH from the exons ATGGTGACGACGAAGAAGAGCGAAAGCAATCTCAAGTTTCTCTGTAGTTACGGCGGTAGAATACTTCCTCGCTCTATCGACGGGAAGCTCCGTTACGTCGGCGGTTTCACCAGAGTCCTCTCCGTTGTTGATTCCATCTCTTTCTCAG AGCTAATGGTGAAATTGGAGGAGTTCTGTGGATACGCCGTTGATCTAAAGTGCCAGTTACCAGACGGAGATCTCGAGACACTGATCTCCGTCAAGTCAGACGAGGATCTCACGAACATAGTAGAGGAATACAATCGCGTCTACGGAGGCAAGATTCGAGCGGTTTTATCTACTCCTAAGCAGGTATCGCCACCATcgagcggcggcggcggcgatgTGTCACCCAAATCTCCTTTCTCCGTCGTGGCTTCTCCTTCGCCTCCGCCGGCGTATAGAAGGTTTCCACAAGCTCGGTATCAGATGGAGAATCTCCAGAGCGGAATATTCCGTAAGCGAGCGGAGGAATATTCGCGTTGCTGTAAATGCCGTGTGCAGAACAGAGACTCCAAGCTCATTTGGCATTGA
- the LOC103873162 gene encoding histone deacetylase 7-like: MENAASLASGPDGKKRRVTYFYEPNIGDGSQRVSQQISTTHNLIRSYHLHNDMDIVRPSLAKDSDFVQFHSPEYIACLATLTPEYVDMANKSESVAETTLELFDLDEWDTPFFPGLIDYCRLYAGGSICAAAKLNRSEADIAINWSGGMHRAKRDEARGFGYVNDVVLGILELLKVFKRVLYIDIGYYHGDAVQEAFYKTDRVMTVSFHESVVQCRGDITDNGVEKGEYYSLNAPLKNGLDDASFVNLLVPVIHKAMEVYQPEAIVLQCGPDSLAGDALGKFNLTIEGHGACLGYIRSFNVPLMLLGGQGHTLGNVARCWCYETAVAVGKVIDDDLDTNVSDACFAPGYQLHIEPNRMKNLNTDEYIAKIKKTLLNQLSQVIHAPSVQFQDTPPISQVTEAVEEDMETR, translated from the exons atggaGAATGCGGCGAGCTTGGCTTCGGGTCCCGACGGAAAGAAACGGCGCGTGACCTACTTCTACGAGCCAAACATCGGCGACGGCAGTCAACGGGTATCCCAACAGATCAGTACGACTCACAACCTCATCCGCAGCTATCACCTCCACAATGACATGGATATCGTCCGCCCTAGCCTTGCCAAAGATTCAGATTTCGTTCAGTTTCACTCGCCGGAGTACATAGCATGCCTCGCTACTCTCACGCCGGAGTATGTCGACATGGCTAATAAGTCAGAAAGCGTAGCCGAAACTACCCTCGAGCTCTTCGACTTAGACGAGTGGGACACCCCTTTCTTCCCTGGCCTCATCGATTATTGCCGTCTCTACGCCGGTGGTTCTATTTGCGCCGCCGCGAAACTGAACCGAAGCGAAGCTGATATCGCCATCAATTGGTCCGGCGGGATGCACCGCGCCAAGAGAGATGAGGCTCGTGGCTTTGGCTACGTCAACGACGTTGTTCTTGGGATCCTCGAGTTGCTCAAAGTCTTCAAG CGAGTTCTCTACATAGATATTGGGTATTACCATGGGGATGCAGTACAAGAAGCGTTCTACAAAACTGATAGAGTTATGACTGTTTCTTTCCACGAGTCTGTGGTCCAATGCAGAGGAGACATAACAGACAACGGGGTAGAAAAGGGAGAATACTATTCTCTAAATGCTCCGCTGAAGAATGGTTTGGACGATGCAAGTTTCGTCAATTTATTGGTACCTGTCATCCACAAGGCTATGGAGGTTTATCAGCCGGAAGCAATTGTTCTTCAGTGTGGGCCTGATTCACTAGCTGGTGACGCGTTGGGTAAATTCAACTTGACTATCGAGGGTCATGGTGCTTGTCTCGGGTACATAAGATCATTTAATGTTCCTCTCATGCTCTTGGGTGGTCAAGGTCACACTCTTGGAAATGTTGCACGTTGCTGGTGCTATGAG ACAGCAGTTGCGGTTGGAAAAGTAATTGACGACGATCTCGATACCAATGTCTCCGATGCGTGTTTTGCCCCAGGTTATCAACTTCATATTGAGCCGAACCGCATGAAGAATTTAAACACAGACGAATATATTGCAAAAATAAA GAAGACATTACTAAACCAACTTTCGCAAGTGATACACGCACCTAGTGTGCAGTTTCAAGACACTCCACCAATCAGTCAAGTTACAGAAGCA GTGGAAGAGGACATGGAGACGAGATAA
- the LOC117125784 gene encoding defensin-like protein 306, with translation MEKVAFIFIGLILFSTYTLILAQSCQTVSDCVHLKCVTKIKCENNHCKCVNPKHIALPLDTNCGVAACIDFCKAKGEQAYACILNQCYCRKPPIY, from the exons ATGGAGAAAGTAGCTTTCATATTTATTGGTCTTATACTTTTCTCAACAT ACACTCTTATTCTAGCACAATCTTGTCAAACGGTCTCGGATTGTGTTCATCTGAAATGTGTAACGAAGATAAAATGTGAGAACAACCATTGTAAATGCGTCAATCCAAAACACATAGCTTTACCACTTGACACGAACTGTGGTGTTGCTGCTTGCATTGACTTTTGCAAGGCGAAAGGTGAACAAGCTTATGCTTGTATCTTAAACCAGTGTTATTGTCGTAAACCTCCTATCTACTAA
- the LOC117125783 gene encoding defensin-like protein 306 codes for MEKVAFIFIGLILFSTCTLILAQSCETVSDCVHLKCVTKIKCENNHCKCVNSKHIALPLDTNCGVAACIDFCKAKGEQAYACILNQCYCRKPPIY; via the exons ATGGAGAAAGTAGCTTTCATATTCATTGGTCTTATACTTTTCTCAACAT GCACTCTTATTCTAGCACAATCTTGTGAAACGGTCTCGGATTGTGTTCATCTGAAATGTGTAACGAAGATAAAATGTGAGAACAACCATTGTAAATGCGTCAATTCAAAACACATAGCTTTACCACTTGACACGAACTGTGGTGTTGCTGCTTGCATTGACTTTTGCAAGGCGAAAGGTGAACAAGCTTATGCTTGTATCTTAAACCAGTGTTATTGTCGTAAACCTCCTATCTACTAA
- the LOC103873164 gene encoding histone deacetylase 7 codes for MASLASGPDGTKRRVSYFYEPTIGVGNGRESQQIRTTHNLIGSYYLPRYMDIIRPRAAQPSDFTKFHSPEYISFLSSVTRRLKSATDPSFKRFNLDAWDSPVFIGLFEYCRLYAGGSICAAEKLNRHEADIAINWSGGMHRAKIDKACGFGYVNDVVLGILELLKVFKRVLYIDIGYHHGEAVQEAFHKTDRVMTLSFHNSGDQRRGDITDYGVGKGEYYSLNAPLKNGLDDASFTTLFVPIIGKAMEVYQPEAIVLLCGPDSLSGDALGKFNLTVKGHGACLGYIRTFNVPLMLLGGQGHTLGNVARCWCYETGIAVGKELNDDCPMIADDDCFAPDYKLHIEPNHMENLNTDGDIEKIKKTLLKQLSQVIHAPSVQFQDTPPISQVTEEAEEDMETR; via the exons atggCGAGCTTGGCTTCGGGTCCCGACGGAACGAAACGGCGCGTGAGCTACTTCTACGAGCCAACGATCGGAGTTGGAAATGGACGAGAATCCCAACAGATCCGTACGACTCACAACCTCATCGGCAGCTATTACCTCCCCCGCTACATGGATATCATCCGCCCTCGCGCTGCCCAGCCTTCAGATTTCACTAAATTCCACTCGCCGGAGTACATATCATTCCTCAGCTCAGTCACTCGCCGGTTGAAATCCGCGACGGATCCTTCCTTCAAGCGCTTCAACTTAGACGCGTGGGACTCCCCTGTCTTCATTGGCCTCTTCGAATATTGCCGTCTCTACGCCGGTGGTTCTATTTGCGCCGCCGAGAAACTGAACCGACACGAAGCTGATATCGCCATCAATTGGTCCGGCGGGATGCACCGTGCCAAGATAGATAAGGCTTGTGGCTTTGGCTACGTCAACGACGTTGTTCTTGGGATCCTCGAGTTGCTTAAGGTCTTCAAG CGAGTACTCTACATAGATATTGGCTATCACCATGGGGAAGCAGTACAAGAAGCATTCCACAAAACTGATAGAGTTATGACTCTTTCTTTCCACAACTCTGGGGACCAAAGAAGAGGAGATATAACGGACTACGGGGTAGGAAAGGGAGAATACTATTCTCTAAATGCACCACTGAAGAATGGTCTGGACGATGCAAGTTTCACCACTTTATTTGTACCTATTATCGGCAAGGCTATGGAGGTTTATCAACCAGAAGCAATTGTTCTTCTGTGCGGCCCTGATTCATTATCTGGTGATGCGTTGGGTAAATTCAACTTGACTGTCAAGGGTCATGGTGCTTGTCTCGGGTACATAAGAACATTTAATGTTCCTCTCATGCTCTTGGGTGGTCAAGGTCACACTCTTGGAAATGTTGCACGTTGCTGGTGCTATGAG ACAGGTATTGCGGTTGGAAAAGAACTCAACGACGATTGCCCTATGATTGCGGACGACGATTGTTTTGCCCCAGATTATAAACTTCATATCGAGCCAAACCACATGGAGAATTTAAACACAGACGGAgatattgaaaaaataaa GAAGACATTACTAAAGCAACTTTCGCAAGTGATACACGCACCTAGTGTGCAGTTTCAAGACACTCCACCAATCAGTCAAGTTACAGAAGAA GCGGAAGAGGACATGGAGACGAGATAA
- the LOC103873165 gene encoding flavonol synthase/flavanone 3-hydroxylase: MVAERDQDIPSSRIPIIDLSNPDQELVARAVVKASEEWGVFQLINHGIPTELIQRLQNVGRRFFELSEGEKNEVAKLDDSREGYARRYALDLEKRIGTVDQLFHNVWPPSAVNYSYWPKNPQDYREVNEEYTRQVKMLSEKIMEWLSEGLGLRREAINEVVGGEYLLNVNYYPPCPHPDVIEGLDAHTDISGLTLLLTNEIPGLQVFKDDQWIDVEYIPFAVIVNISDQILRISNGKYKSVLHKTTVDKEKTRMSWAVLVRPTNDMVVGPFTELIGNDPPKFKSMVYKDYIYRKVRNLPFVDLDS, from the exons ATGGTGGCTGAGAGAGACCAAGACATACCGTCTTCACGCATACCCATAATTGACCTAAGCAATCCCGATCAAGAGCTAGTGGCGCGTGCGGTGGTGAAGGCGAGCGAAGAATGGGGTGTTTTTCAGCTGATAAATCATGGGATCCCCACGGAGCTCATTCAACGTTTGCAGAATGTCGGTAGGCGATTCTTCGAGCTTTCTGAAGGAGAAAAGAACGAAGTGGCGAAACTAGATGACTCCCGTGAAGGATACGCGAGGAGGTACGCATTAGACCTAGAAAAGAGAATAGGTACGGTTGATCAACTCTTCCACAATGTCTGGCCACCTTCGGCTGTGAATTACTCATATTGGCCTAAGAATCCTCAAGATTACAG GGAAGTGAACGAGGAGTATACAAGGCAGGTAAAGATGCTATCAGAGAAGATTATGGAATGGTTGTCAGAGGGGTTAGGTTTACGTCGTGAGGCTATTAACGAAGTTGTTGGCGGTGAGTATCTGCTAAATGTCAACTACTATCCGCCGTGTCCACATCCGGATGTGATCGAGGGATTGGATGCACACACCGATATTAGTGGGCTCACACTCCTCCTAACCAATGAGATTCCCGGACTTCAAGTGTTCAAGGACGATCAATGGATCGACGTGGAGTACATCCCATTTGCTGTTATAGTCAACATCAGCGATCAGATTCTA AGGATTAGCAACGGAAAGTACAAGAGTGTGTTGCATAAAACGACCGTGGATAAGGAGAAAACAAGAATGTCTTGGGCGGTTCTGGTTAGGCCTACCAACGATATGGTCGTGGGACCTTTTACCGAGCTTATCGGCAACGATCCTCCCAAGTTTAAGTCCATGGTCTACAAGGACTACATATACCGCAAGGTCCGAAACTTACCGTTCGTTGATCTCGACTCATGA